The Malus domestica chromosome 06, GDT2T_hap1 genome has a segment encoding these proteins:
- the LOC103437097 gene encoding uncharacterized protein isoform X1: MPFRRLIEVEPPSPLRYIIGAAIMMIGVVLPVGYMMFRNKRVPTSSSYSKQTNKVLI, from the exons ATGCCt TTCAGGAGATTGATAGAGGTGGAACCGCCGAGCCCGCTGAGATACATAATCGGAGCGGCGATCATGATGATCGGAGTAGTCTTACCCGTCGGTTACATGATGTTCCGTAACAAGCGCGTCCCTACTTCTTCTTCGTACTCCAAACAGAC AAACAAAGTTTTGAtatag
- the LOC103437097 gene encoding uncharacterized protein isoform X2, whose product MPFRRLIEVEPPSPLRYIIGAAIMMIGVVLPVGYMMFRNKRVPTSSSYSKQT is encoded by the exons ATGCCt TTCAGGAGATTGATAGAGGTGGAACCGCCGAGCCCGCTGAGATACATAATCGGAGCGGCGATCATGATGATCGGAGTAGTCTTACCCGTCGGTTACATGATGTTCCGTAACAAGCGCGTCCCTACTTCTTCTTCGTACTCCAAACAGACGTAG
- the LOC139196774 gene encoding uncharacterized protein has product MSNLNKLDFTALEVSRRNYFNWVQDVKLHFITKNLCPAIEDEMDNPIGEVEKATDMIFLRRHIYDAQTKYLTQEDPQAFWIDLVDRFNRQNDIFLPEARHDWQHLQFQDFKSMNKYNSKVCRIRSLLKFCNENLTEEDLLENVYSTFSVTNIVLQQ; this is encoded by the coding sequence atgtcgaatttgaacaaactcgacttcaccgctttagaGGTCTCCAGAAGAAACTACTTCAActgggtccaagatgtgaagctccacttCATCACAAAGAATTTATGTCCTGCCATTGAAGATGAGATGGACAACCCAATTGGTGAAGTTGAGAAAGCCACTGACATGATCTTCCTTCGAAGGCACATTTATGATGCACAAACCAAGTACCTTACTCAAGAAGATCCACAAGCATTTTGGATCGATTTGGTTGATCGATTCAATCGCCAAAATGACATCTTCttacctgaagcaagacacgactggcagcatctacagttccaagactttaagtctatgAATAAATATAATTctaaagtttgtcgaatccgatcacttctcaagttctgtAACGAAAACTTAACCGAAGAGGATCTCTTAGAGAATGTCTATTCGACCTTCTCTGttaccaatattgtcctgcagcaataA
- the LOC103437095 gene encoding formyltetrahydrofolate deformylase 1, mitochondrial yields the protein MNLVQRASPSLPKLFGLAKRPFKSLRFPGEPLDSSSSLPPLSYGIHVFHCPDAVGIVAKLSDCIASKGGNILGASVFVPENKHVFYSRSEFIFDPLKWPRKEMDEDFHKLSLTYSAMRSVVRVPNLDHKYKIGVLVSKQDHCLVDLLHQWQEGRLPVDITCVISNHHRGPNTHVHRFLERHGIPYHYLNTTKDDKREGEILELVQNTDFLVLARYMQILSGDFLKSYGKDIINIHHGLLPSFKGGKPSKQAFDAGVKLIGATTHFVTQELDAGPIIEQMVARVSHRDNLQTFVQKSENVEKQCLTMAIKSYCELRVLPYEDNKTVVF from the exons ATGAACCTCGTCCAAAGGGCATCTCCAAGCCTCCCCAAGCTTTTCGGACTTGCCAAGAGGCCCTTCAAGTCCTTGAGATTCCCAGGGGAGCCCCTCGACTCTTCGTCTTCTCTCCCCCCTCTCTCCTACGGAATCCACGTCTTCCATTGCCCC GATGCAGTTGGGATTGTGGCCAAGCTATCGGATTGCATTGCTTCTAAAGGCGGAAACATTCTCGGCGCCAGCGTCTTCGTGCCCGAAAACAAGCACGTTTTTTATTCCAGAAG CGAATTTATTTTCGATCCTCTTAAATGGCCAAGAAAGGAAATGGATGAGGATTTCCATAAGCTGTCGTTAACATACTCTGCAATGAGATCTGTTGTCCGGGTTCCAAATCTCGACCACAAATATAAGATTGGTGTCCTTGTCTCAAAGCAG GATCATTGCCTGGTAGATTTATTACATCAGTGGCAGGAAGGCAGGCTTCCAGTAGATATAACTTGTGTAATAAG TAATCATCATAGAGGTCCAAACACCCATGTGCATCGTTTTCTAGAAAGACACGGTATACCTTATCATTATCTAAATACAACCAAGGATGACAAAAGAGAAGGGGAGATACTGGAGTTGGTTCAAAACACTGATTTTTTAGTTCTTGCCAGGTACATGCAG ATATTATCCGGTGATTTTTTAAAGAGCTATGGAAAGGATATAATTAACATTCATCATGGCCTTTTGCCATCATTCAAAGGTGGAAAACCATCTAAACAG GCTTTTGATGCAGGGGTGAAGCTTATTGGTGCAACAACTCATTTTGTGACGCAAGAACTTGATGCTGGGCCTATTATTGAACAGATG GTTGCGAGAGTTTCACACAGAGATAACTTGCAGACTTTTGTGCAGAAATCGGAGAACGTCGAAAAACAATGCCTAACGATGGCTATCAAGTCATACTGTGAGCTGCGAGTATTACCTTACGAGGATAACAAGACTGTTGTATTTTGA